The DNA window CGCGTCGCCGAACGCGGCCCAGCCGCCGTCCACGCTCAGCATGGCGCCGGTCACGTAGCTGGCCGCGGGCGAGCAGAGGAACAGGATCGTGTCGGCGATCTCCGCCGGCCGGGCAAGCCGCCCCATCGGGATGCGCCGCTCGAGCCGCCGGATATCGATCGAGCCGTCCTGCTCCAGTTTCTCAACGAGCGCGGTCAGGGTGAAGCCGGGGGCGACCGCATTGACGCGGATGCCCCGGCCGGCCCATTCGCACGCCATCGAGCGAGTCATGGCGACGATGCCGGCCTTGGCGGCGCCATAGGCGTTGCGCCGCGGCAGGCCGGTAATGCCGGCGATCGAGCTCACGTTGACGATGGCGCCGCCGTCACCCGCCATCATGATCCGCGCCGCCTCGCGCGACACGAG is part of the Aliidongia dinghuensis genome and encodes:
- a CDS encoding SDR family NAD(P)-dependent oxidoreductase, yielding MGGRNTVIITGAADGIGWATAQKFAEAGYRLALLDLREAEVQARAAELGPQHLGLRCDVAAEAEVKAAVDTVARRYGRIDAVVNNAGIGNPHIPTLEQTLESFERVLHIHLSGTFLVSREAARIMMAGDGGAIVNVSSIAGITGLPRRNAYGAAKAGIVAMTRSMACEWAGRGIRVNAVAPGFTLTALVEKLEQDGSIDIRRLERRIPMGRLARPAEIADTILFLCSPAASYVTGAMLSVDGGWAAFGDAGDAADPHSEPRPQSLGM